The DNA sequence AGGAATGTTTTTAAATTCTTTGATATGCCGTCCTTTATATTCACCAGGTGTCCTAACGTCGATGAACTGCACTGATTTATTCTTCAATAATCCTTTCAAGTCCTCTGTCGAAACAGAACGAACACCTTTAGCCGGCAACATGCGCCAGGCAAAAAATCCAATAACTAGTAAAATAAAAAACCACATCATATAAGTTGTCCTCCTAGTTTTCCTTTAATTCCACTAAAAATATACCACGCGGGGTATATCGAAGCAATAAATCTGTTTCCTCATAAAAACAGCACCCTTTCACAAGGGCGCTGTTACAAATTTATTAAAGTATGTCGTTTTTCTTTGCATCAAATAATAACTCTTCACGAAATGCTGGATGAGCAATATCAATTAGTGCCTTTGCACGTTCGGATAATGACTTGCCATATAGACGAGCGATTCCGTATTCCGTAACAATATGATCGACATCGTTTTTCGACGTCGTTACGACAGAACCTGTTGACAATTGCAGTTTAATACGTGAAATGGTGTCGTTTTTTGCTGTCGAATACATGCAAA is a window from the Sporosarcina sp. ANT_H38 genome containing:
- a CDS encoding rhodanese-like domain-containing protein, with product MMWFFILLVIGFFAWRMLPAKGVRSVSTEDLKGLLKNKSVQFIDVRTPGEYKGRHIKEFKNIPLNTLKSQLDGLDKSKETVVICQSGMRSGQAAKILKKASFTDVLNVTGGMSAWRG